taaataataaataaacatattattactGGTATGTGTTGTAGTTACTGTTGTTTGGTCTTAATTACTGTGTTTTTAGGCAAGTTAGTTCCTCAACTTGaaacatgaaattcaatttcattttcagtttcagtataGTAGGACTAAATTTTGGAACATGCATGTGCTCAATGGTCCCTGAGTATCAAGGATAATATCGGATTCTTAAAGAATTTCATTGAGTTgctaaactattttttttttttgtgaaattaatcaaacaaaatctaaaaccatCAGGCAGCAACCTTTTTTAAAGTGATGAAGTTATTGGAACAgtgcataaaatatttttctgtaGAATAGGGTAGCCTGCATTAGAAGAACTGAGCACTTAGACCATTTTATATCTTGAATCTTGATGAGTAACAGGCTTTTCAAAAGTATTTGGTGCTTTCAagaaaacacaaccaaaataaTCTTTGCTTCTCTCACTTTTTCCCCCCTATAAGATCAAAATTATTTGACAAATCAagaaaacacaaccaaattatttatcaaaatggcatttgttttctttttttatttcttaagttTTGGCTGATGCCTGTCCCACTCTTTCAACCACTTTAATTccatcaaaatatcaaattgaCATTGGTAGCTAGTTGTAGACATAGAGAAGATTACTGCTAAATAGGTTAACTTTGGTGCATTACTTACTTAATCTTCGAATTTATTAATGTTAACCAATGCAATTTTTACATCTACAGCTGAAAGCTATCTTTTGGAAGACCTTAATGGTTACAGGATGTCACTACATCTCAACAACTTCACTGAGAACAGCAATGCAGCTTGCCTAGCTAATGAAATTGCAGACCAGTTACAGAACGAAACTTGTAAAAACGCCTTTCACTTCAGCTCTACTCGGCACCAAGCCTAAAGTCCCCAAATTTGACAAGTTCTTGGATAATTGTGACATAAATGACAACAACACAGTCGATGGGGTCATATTGCCTGTTTGTGTGCCTAGATTAGACCCATTTCTGGTGTTTTCTAATTATACAAAATCTCAATATGCAAAATATCTGAAGGATTCAAACTACACTGGGGTTGGGATTGGCTCTGAGGATATTTGGATGGTGGTCATTTTGAGCACTAACACATCAACCGGAAGCTTTTCTGGTGCAGCTTCTTTGATTGCAAATATCAGTATGGGTAACTATACGTTGGCTTTGTTCCTTGGATTGCTCTTGTTGTTTCGGTGAGCTGAAATGCTCCAGGTGCTTGTTATTTATATACAGATTTACcttctttttgtgtgtttgttgtATAAAGTTGTGAACTTGGCAGGGattgtttctctttttgtaatatattatgaTTGTAATTGAGCATATTTCTTATGGCAAGTTCATTCTTGCTGAATATGTAAGAACCGCATAACAAATTTGAGCAGTACATGAATAAAACATGGAGTTCCATTACTATGCTTTAGTAATGAAGTAATAATTAAGGCGTAAAGGCCCAGAAACATGACCTTGTTTATTCATTAGTATCTTCAATTGATTTAAAGCATCTTTTCTAGTTCATGCTTTCCAAGGTTCAAATGGAGAACTGATGCAGCagaaattacttttaaaaaagattttgcacacagaaaaataaaataaatctatgGCTGTGGGTGTgcacacatgattttttttagttcattgAATTTTTCTCACTCTTCGTTAAGAGTGTGGGTGTGCACACGCATGTGTGGAACTTTTTTATATAACTCTACTCCAAATTAATACTATCTAATCCTACTTGGAGTGCAACTGTTGTAACCTAAATTAGTCTGTTGTTgattgtcaaaaaaagaaaaaagttagtCTATGGTTGGTAAATAatttaatcttctttttttttttttttgaaaaataatttaaccTATTGTAAATATTCTTCAACGTGTTATTGTAACGTaacacacaatatatatatatatataatattggaaaattattaaCTACTTCTGGAATACCATAAATATATAGTCACCCCTCTTATATGAATGGTAGGTCCCATCacgaatttaattagtgggtcccaccatgaatttaattagtgggatccaccattcatgtgaaagaatgaagtacgcatttatagtaTTCCGAAAGTGTAtaataattttcctataatattaaggatataaatataattatcaaTACATTTTTCGTTAAGGACATAAATCATcatattaaaacatattaaGTCTACTTTTGCTCTCTATTCTCCCTCTCACTCAATCCAAATaccaattttaacatattttttttttgtacgtGTGTGTTTACAACTGTTTCTAGTTGGTGTGTCTACAAAAAAAGCTTCACATACTCTCCAATATTGCAAAGTGATAAACAAAATTGACATGTAATTGACTAAATTAATGTACTTCCACACcccaaagaaaaaggaaaagaaaaatggaggcATATTAGCTAGCTGAACCTGTCGGTGCAGCTATCATAATTAAGTAATTAGACCTTTCTTTAGCTGGGCCACAATTCATGAACCTTTTtgactaattaaaatttataataatttgataagaATAAAGGAACCTGGTTGGAAAGATTCAATTTCACTTCGTACATCACCAAGACACcaacataaattttttgatagtGAACCATAAATATTGCGTCAAATATTGTAAACAGATTCTTTTCTTATTTGGTTTTCTCTACCTCTTTTGTTCCGTGTTTACCAAGTCAAAAAGTGGAACTATTAAAACATCTTTCCAAGAAGTTTGGATTGATAAATTATAAAGATAGAATTTTGAAGTATTAAGGAGtcaagggaaaaaaatgcatttaaaaatgaaataaagttttGAGCATATATCTTCTGTATTTGCCTTGTCAAATGTGTGTATAATCTTGACACACTTTGAAAAAGACAATTGGTTCccatgaaaattgaaattcacattgaattattCGATTGCTACAAAGTTGCTCGTGACTTGAAAAGTTCTGAATTGATTCTCAGCCGAAGAAAATGATGGGGGAAAAATTCAAGCAACAACTGCAGCATGCCAACAATCTACATGTTGTAAGAACTTCCCTGTGATGACAATTGTTTTGGTATGTCATAATTATCGATAACAAATCCAAGTGATACTGTGATACTCGAAGAGTCTAAAAAATAATAGCATCTTTAATTTTATgctaagagttttgtaactcaactaacACATTTGGGTATTTCCAACTAAAAcatttagatttcaaatctcTCATCCTCcaactatcaattttttttttttaagcattatTTATGGTGCCCCATGTTTGTGATttaaactccactttttatgcCCCTCACTTCCTACctactaaaaatatatattcttctaaaaaaaacaaaaaaactttctgcctattaaaaatataatagaatGGTGTTATTTGTACACATTTTCTACACACTCCATACAGATATCTCTTATTTATATCATTAATATAACATCGATTAACTATAACTTACTATctctataaaaacaaaattaaaaaactataaCTCACTATCATACAAATCCATTCACATAAGCACACATTGTAATATGTTCTCTACATGTAGAATggacaaaagaaaattgtgtccACGTTATTCGTACACATTTTCTACAAACTTCTTtggtttgtttcttttcttgtaaaatgcaatttttatttaacaaaaataaaaaagtaaaaagtattacataatttaaaatgaaagtCAATTTTCACgagatatttgaattttttttttaaaaaaattggcaactaaaaaaatttaaaatgtgaatttatatttttgatttaacaaatttatgtttcatctttctaaaaaatttaaattaaagttCTTCACGTTCTTGCATGCAATTTATAAGATAGAGAATGATGTAACGGATCTTATAAAAAGAATGGGATTGacattttaaagatattttatGGACCACattatgaccttttttttttttttttttttttttttagggaaatgaCTTTAATTTTGGGAAACAAAAATCCAACTCACACCATATTTTAGGATGGAAAATagaataatgttagagataaaaaaaattttacaaaaaattttataagctGCTGATGTGGTGaataattattgataaatgaaaaaagtaatattaatggtgggtttagataaaaactaataaaaagtttGCCATattaacattttgtaaaaatattgtaaaatagtttgtcgAGGTAACATTACTAATGGAAAATAATAAGCTTACTTAATGACATATATTAAGGtggaaattttggttttttttttttaaattattatggGAATAATTTTGTGGTTAGTCTAGTTTCACTTTTACATGTGATCAACCGTCCAACACTAATACAACTTGATATCTTCAACGAGTCATAAAGTGTATATCTTCCTAAACTTAAATTAGGaacaaaattgtgttttaaacaaaaataataataataaaattttagtgacaaaaaaattttcaccaTTATTTAATGTTGTTTATTTGGTTGTGATTGATATACAACAAGACAGTAGTCCTATGATTATAAACTATTCCATAAATTTTTTGCATAATTCTAACAGGATAAATTGTAAGTAGTTATCTATCATCTACAAATGAATCGACAAATTTTTTCTTCGTCACTCACACTCTATATCACATCACAATTATgaccaaaaaaattgtataataatttatagttctagattttttttttccatagagTAAAGgttaatttgaaaattcatatCTAATGGAGTTGTATTAATTACCCATTAcgttgcttaaaaaaaaaaccctgtaATTGCTAGTAGTATAGCCGTGTTGGATGGAGTTTATTCCACGTCAAATTACACCATATTCGAAGTTATTATTATAACCCACCCACGTGCGCACCGTTTCGTGCCAAGCCAAAACCCTCCATTACCAAAACACacagaaaacaaaagaaagagagagttttgtTCAGATTCAGAGGagtcctctcctctcctctcctctcttctcttctcttcttctccagCTAAGTTTTTAATATTCCATGGCGGAGGACGTCGTGGACGAAGACGAGAGCTTCGGTGATTTCCACTTCGCTTCGTTTCCCACCAATCACCATCCCACACCAACCCATATCAACGGTCGAATTTCCGATTCGTTCGGCGGTTCCAACAACCGGGTCGGGTCGGATAATTCTGGGTGGGTCAAGCCGCGCGGGGCAATACCGTTGTCGATATTTggggaagaggaggaggaggaggaggaggaagaaaagGAGGAGGGATCTGGTATGGACGAGTCTAGAGTTGGTGACGGTGCTACCGTTTTTTCtctggagaagaagaagaagccggATTTGGAAGTTAATGATTTGATTGCCGATTTGTATAGTCGGGATCGGGAAACCGAGAACCGAAATGGGTCGGCTGTGAATTCTAATGGGTCGGCTTTGAATGTTAATGGGTCGGATTCGAATGGTAATAATGGTTTTATTGATGTTGTTGATGACGATGacgatgacgatgatgatgatgggtgGGAATTCAAAGCTGCAGAATTGGAATCTGGGATCGGAAATGGGGATTCTAAGTTAAAGGTAAAAGCTTTTTTGGTCCCCtgacaaaaagtttttttttggttgctgagagaaaataatactaataaaaagaaatgaccaataaaaataagattttgcaattaatttgaaattggttttttggtttctaggtgattaaaatttaaaaatttggcACTCtatgattttggtttttaatttttatgggaaaCAATTGAGTAGAGAATGATTTTTGATAGGATAGAATGATGGAAATGAATACATGTCTATTGAGATCTATAGCTGATCCCATAGTTTTGgaactaaggctttgttgttgttgtacaaTTGAGTAGAGCTTTTAGTTTTCTTAGCTCCTAAAGGGTTCACAATTCTTGAGTTGATAGATAGATATTACTGGCAACAATTAAAAGTGGGGTATTAGGAAAGCTAtggttttgatattttattttatatcaggAAGAAGGGGTCTTTGAATCACCAGGATTGAAAATGGAAGCAACAGTGCAGAGAGATGAAGAAATCCAGGCGggtattgtttaatttttgtgtaaTTGTTTGTTGAATTCGTTTGTGTCACACAATTGAATTACCCTTTGGAATTTAGAAGCAATTAGCTACCTTTAAATTGGCAGTGAACTTGAAATAGGATGTTATATGTGTAGTTGATCATGCTGTTAATATAGATGCATATGAGCTTGAATGTCGATTCTGATtgatctatatatataactaatatTTTCTTGTATAAAGGTTGATGGGAAAGGGCGGGAAAACACTGAGGGAGCCCAACATATATTTGAGTTTGGCAATGGTGTGCATGGTCCTAGTGATTTCTTTACTGCATCAAATGGATTTTCCCACAGAAGTAGTGAGTGGAGCTTCGGGTTTGATTTTAACATGGCTTCAATGACTAAACAAGATGCTTTTACCTTGGGTTCATTCTCTAAAAGTAAGGACAATGATATTGCAAATGTGGTGACCTCTTCCACAactaataaaaaagttgattctgttgaaaatttttgggatttcaAGGGTGTGTTTCCAAAAATTGGATCACAGCATAAGTCGGTGAGTCAGTTTGATatggtttttagtttttactgaTAATATACGGATTAGAGGGAATGTTCATTGTCAAACTTTAATTTTGGCTGTAGGAAGAGCAAAAGATTGCTGTTACATCTCCTGCCGGTTTAGACGCACTGTCATTTGACAATAATGGCTTCGGTGGTCCTATTGATTTATTTGCCGTATCAGATGGGCTCTCTCAAAAATCTGGGAAATGGGACTCTGGATTTAATTTTGGTCCTAGTTCTGTGAATGGTATCGTCTTGGATTCGTACTCTAAAAGCAAGCAGAATGATTTGATATCCTCTCCTGGTGAGAATGATGGTGCCAGTGGGAATTTTTGGGAATTTAAGGATGCATTTTCAGAATCAGGATCACAACTTAAATCAGTGAGTCAGGTgatttgaattcttttttccttatttatcaaaaaaaaattctttattctttatatgATGTTGAAAATCTTGAAGAATGTGCTCAAACTTCATTCATTTTGGTTGTAGGAAGAGCCAAAGGTTGCAGATAATTTTCCTACTTCTGCTGGTGTAGCAGTCGTTTATGATGTCAATGGTGCAAGCAATTCTAAAGATTCGCTTGTTGCATCAGATGGGGTTTCTCACAAATCTGGGGAATGGgaggttgaatttaatttcaaTCCAACTTCTGTGACTCAAGATGATATTATCTTTGGGTCTTACTCTAAAAGCAAACAGAATGACTTGAAATCCTCTCCAGTTGATGAGAATGATGAATTTGATGAGAACTTTGGGGAATTCAAGGATGCATCTTCAGAAACTGGATCAAAGCATGAGGTGTTGTAtcattttgatttgatttcctTTTATTCATTCTCTATGCTAAAATATGTGGAACATGATTACTAAAACTTTACTTTTGGATGTAGGAAGGGTCCAAGGTTGCTGATCATACTCCTTCTGTTGTAGAAGCACCagcttttagtgatgaaatccAGGTAGTAATTTAGATTGTAGGCTTATTGTATTGATTCAAATATAGATGTTGGGTTTCCTATAATTCAATATCATTCAACCATAGTTGCTAAACAGAACATATTGAAATTCAGGAAAACCAATATCTCTTTCAGCTTATATATATTAGAACCATTCttcacattcttcttcttcttttcattcgcttttttttttgggtggttgtgGGGGGTGGACGGAGGGGAGTgttaaaatgatatatatatatatatatatatgcttcttGTTGATCTTTAATGATGTTGTTCAACAAATGTAGTCCTAACTATAAATGTCACTGTAACATGATCAAGGTGATGTTTGTTTTTAGCATATATATGGTGCCTTGATGTTGATCTGTTTTCACTTAGCCTTATTGCTTGCAGAATTATATTGgtctattttttgaaattttttatgccAATGGCAAATGAAGTTTGCCAGTGGTTTATGCTTTCCTTAGCAAACTTTTTTCCATATAGTTCTGTGAccattttcctatttttttttccagaggAATGAGGTAAGATCTGAGAATCACAGGGAACCCTTGCCCATGTCCATTTTCAGTGATGGAAAACTGGAATCTGATGATTCGTTAATCCTTCAAGATATTTCGAGTTTTACACCAACCTCCAACCCAAAAAGTAACATCCAAAGTCCTGGTTCTAATATATCTATCAACGATCTCTTATCAACTTTATACAGTCAAGCTGAGCAGAATGCTTCTGTTAATAATATGCCAAAAGAAAGTGACCATGAGACTTGTTCCACCTCAACAGTGTTTGAATCTGATTTAGGCAACAgtgatgattttgatgatgattccTGGGACTTTAAAGATGCCATTTCAGGAACCAGAGCTGAGGATCAAACTTCTGATATTGATGTTGTAGATTCACAGAAAAAACTTTCTTCCACATTAGAGCTAAATGATTGCGTTGATTTCTTTTGTAACTTAAAGGGTGAATTGTGCTCAATTGCACTGTGTCATCTTGACAATCTGAAGGTTGGTAATTTGTTAAgatcattttttgttgttgaaattttttacctTTGTTTACCCATTTAAACTTGTGAAAATGCAATTTGTTAGAAAGCTCAAAGCACTGCTGCTCTATCTGGTGAAGAGGCAAAAGCAAAAGCTCTTGATGAGGAAATCCAGGTTGGTGACTTTACCCTTTCACGTGTATTTCCTGGCTTATTATTGCTTTTACTATTTCTGTTTGACTTCATGTTTTGAGTTGACTGAAAAGCTTAAGAAACTTGTATAGAAGCATATTAACTTGTCTGTTTATCTTAAATGgtaataaatttattcaatGAGATCATGGCTTCTAGAGATTGGATCCTCTCTCTTTAATCAATTTATATAAGCATCTTAGGAGTGGATATTgtattgttctctctctctctctcatcaataaCACAcctgttaaatattttttttgcctCATTTTGAATTGGTTTGCTAATGCTCATTTTAAACCAcgtttagatttttcttttgattagtTTGTTTTAGAATTATTAATATATCTTCTTTGATGAGCAACATTTTTTAATGGGTCTTTCACCTTGTTATCTTTCTTGTTTCTTTCCTTTGTAGAAATTCTATAATGAACTACACGAAGATAATCTGATATCTGAAGAAGACCTGTCTGAGCATCTATCCCAAAGAAATAGACActtcaatgaattttttgaagttttgcAGGAACCAAAGTTCCAAGTGCTTGAGTCTGAATATGAGTTATCAAGAAGATTGTCATTGGTATGCATCTTTCACATTGATTTGTGATGATGAACTAGAAAGCATCTTATATTTTAGCTAAATGCTTCTCTATTTGAGAGTTTCATGTCATAATATTCTGATCAGAACATGCATTAATATATGTACAATGAGTTAACTCAAATAACTTTAGATACTTACGTTTTTTTGTATTATGgtcaatatatttgatttttcaattctAATACTGAAACTGTGCTTTAACTGCTTGCAGTAATTTGAGCAAATTTTAACTATTATAAGCTGTTTGGCTTATGTTTTTTGTTCAAGTATGACTTAGAGAGTAGTATGTGCGATGAAATTAAATGCAATTGTTGAGAACTGGTTTTTGCTGGTTCTAAGAAATATTGTTTCCTTGTTTGCTGCCATTCTCCTCCCCCCCTCTCCCtcccttttcattttatattttatttgggtTAGAAATTATGCCAGCATTATGTTTCCTCcttgttttttcattgtttaagtagttctttcttatgttttttCTGGGGTTCAATTCCATAGGACCTTAAGGAAACAGTGATGAACTCTAATTTTTAGATTCTATGCATCTCATCAAGCAGTTCTGAATTTGGTGCAATGGGATATGTGGAGTCCCAACAATGCTTACAACCAATGTTCCATTTTTTGAACAACCCccaccacacccccccccccacaacaaaaaaaaacaaaaaatgatgtcTTTCAAGACACTTACACAATTTGTATCGGTCATAATATTCTGCTTATTAGACTTTGGCCTTTTACCTCaccatgtatattttttttttaacaggcAGAAAAGGATATCAGATCAGCTATTGATCTCCTAAAAGAAGTGGCATCAGCAGTAACAATTCTAAAATTGGGATCAGCGGAGGAGCAACAGTATTATGTTTCAACCTGGTCTAAAATACTCTCTGTTTGTGCTCAAGAGCTGAAACATGGAGCCTTAATTTGGAAGGAGTCATTACAAAAGAATGTTCAAAGTCAAATATTATCTGAACCTCAAGGTATATGCACCTTAATGATCATGGCAGATCCCTTTTTACATAGTCTTacacttattttctttttctaaaaagcAAAGGGTAGATTCTTTTGAGCTTA
This genomic stretch from Quercus lobata isolate SW786 chromosome 3, ValleyOak3.0 Primary Assembly, whole genome shotgun sequence harbors:
- the LOC115979835 gene encoding dentin sialophosphoprotein isoform X3; translated protein: MAEDVVDEDESFGDFHFASFPTNHHPTPTHINGRISDSFGGSNNRVGSDNSGWVKPRGAIPLSIFGEEEEEEEEEEKEEGSGMDESRVGDGATVFSLEKKKKPDLEVNDLIADLYSRDRETENRNGSAVNSNGSALNVNGSDSNGNNGFIDVVDDDDDDDDDDGWEFKAAELESGIGNGDSKLKVDGKGRENTEGAQHIFEFGNGVHGPSDFFTASNGFSHRSSEWSFGFDFNMASMTKQDAFTLGSFSKSKDNDIANVVTSSTTNKKVDSVENFWDFKGVFPKIGSQHKSEEQKIAVTSPAGLDALSFDNNGFGGPIDLFAVSDGLSQKSGKWDSGFNFGPSSVNGIVLDSYSKSKQNDLISSPGENDGASGNFWEFKDAFSESGSQLKSVSQEEPKVADNFPTSAGVAVVYDVNGASNSKDSLVASDGVSHKSGEWEVEFNFNPTSVTQDDIIFGSYSKSKQNDLKSSPVDENDEFDENFGEFKDASSETGSKHEEGSKVADHTPSVVEAPAFSDEIQRNEVRSENHREPLPMSIFSDGKLESDDSLILQDISSFTPTSNPKSNIQSPGSNISINDLLSTLYSQAEQNASVNNMPKESDHETCSTSTVFESDLGNSDDFDDDSWDFKDAISGTRAEDQTSDIDVVDSQKKLSSTLELNDCVDFFCNLKGELCSIALCHLDNLKKAQSTAALSGEEAKAKALDEEIQKFYNELHEDNLISEEDLSEHLSQRNRHFNEFFEVLQEPKFQVLESEYELSRRLSLAEKDIRSAIDLLKEVASAVTILKLGSAEEQQYYVSTWSKILSVCAQELKHGALIWKESLQKNVQSQILSEPQGKRYILALGEIYRVVEVLRASTKIHKPWLLLTSMDNAGLVGLLGECYSIWSSSGIEDALKSISDPIDFEYDGTIKALLESIKYIHDSDALALQNHVFSGQQPICHLSALSAGIVPGLRLVAWNGEHYFLTLANLWANLISCDPPNLPQIHDS
- the LOC115979835 gene encoding dentin sialophosphoprotein isoform X1, translating into MAEDVVDEDESFGDFHFASFPTNHHPTPTHINGRISDSFGGSNNRVGSDNSGWVKPRGAIPLSIFGEEEEEEEEEEKEEGSGMDESRVGDGATVFSLEKKKKPDLEVNDLIADLYSRDRETENRNGSAVNSNGSALNVNGSDSNGNNGFIDVVDDDDDDDDDDGWEFKAAELESGIGNGDSKLKEEGVFESPGLKMEATVQRDEEIQVDGKGRENTEGAQHIFEFGNGVHGPSDFFTASNGFSHRSSEWSFGFDFNMASMTKQDAFTLGSFSKSKDNDIANVVTSSTTNKKVDSVENFWDFKGVFPKIGSQHKSEEQKIAVTSPAGLDALSFDNNGFGGPIDLFAVSDGLSQKSGKWDSGFNFGPSSVNGIVLDSYSKSKQNDLISSPGENDGASGNFWEFKDAFSESGSQLKSVSQEEPKVADNFPTSAGVAVVYDVNGASNSKDSLVASDGVSHKSGEWEVEFNFNPTSVTQDDIIFGSYSKSKQNDLKSSPVDENDEFDENFGEFKDASSETGSKHEEGSKVADHTPSVVEAPAFSDEIQRNEVRSENHREPLPMSIFSDGKLESDDSLILQDISSFTPTSNPKSNIQSPGSNISINDLLSTLYSQAEQNASVNNMPKESDHETCSTSTVFESDLGNSDDFDDDSWDFKDAISGTRAEDQTSDIDVVDSQKKLSSTLELNDCVDFFCNLKGELCSIALCHLDNLKKAQSTAALSGEEAKAKALDEEIQKFYNELHEDNLISEEDLSEHLSQRNRHFNEFFEVLQEPKFQVLESEYELSRRLSLAEKDIRSAIDLLKEVASAVTILKLGSAEEQQYYVSTWSKILSVCAQELKHGALIWKESLQKNVQSQILSEPQGKRYILALGEIYRVVEVLRASTKIHKPWLLLTSMDNAGLVGLLGECYSIWSSSGIEDALKSISDPIDFEYDGTIKALLESIKYIHDSDALALQNHVFSGQQPICHLSALSAGIVPGLRLVAWNGEHYFLTLANLWANLISCDPPNLPQIHDS
- the LOC115979835 gene encoding uncharacterized protein LOC115979835 isoform X2; amino-acid sequence: MAEDVVDEDESFGDFHFASFPTNHHPTPTHINGRISDSFGGSNNRVGSDNSGWVKPRGAIPLSIFGEEEEEEEEEEKEEGSGMDESRVGDGATVFSLEKKKKPDLEVNDLIADLYSRDRETENRNGSAVNSNGSALNVNGSDSNGNNGFIDVVDDDDDDDDDDGWEFKAAELESGIGNGDSKLKEEGVFESPGLKMEATVQRDEEIQVDGKGRENTEGAQHIFEFGNGVHGPSDFFTASNGFSHRSSEWSFGFDFNMASMTKQDAFTLGSFSKSKDNDIANVVTSSTTNKKVDSVENFWDFKGVFPKIGSQHKSEEQKIAVTSPAGLDALSFDNNGFGGPIDLFAVSDGLSQKSGKWDSGFNFGPSSVNGIVLDSYSKSKQNDLISSPGENDGASGNFWEFKDAFSESGSQLKSEEPKVADNFPTSAGVAVVYDVNGASNSKDSLVASDGVSHKSGEWEVEFNFNPTSVTQDDIIFGSYSKSKQNDLKSSPVDENDEFDENFGEFKDASSETGSKHEEGSKVADHTPSVVEAPAFSDEIQRNEVRSENHREPLPMSIFSDGKLESDDSLILQDISSFTPTSNPKSNIQSPGSNISINDLLSTLYSQAEQNASVNNMPKESDHETCSTSTVFESDLGNSDDFDDDSWDFKDAISGTRAEDQTSDIDVVDSQKKLSSTLELNDCVDFFCNLKGELCSIALCHLDNLKKAQSTAALSGEEAKAKALDEEIQKFYNELHEDNLISEEDLSEHLSQRNRHFNEFFEVLQEPKFQVLESEYELSRRLSLAEKDIRSAIDLLKEVASAVTILKLGSAEEQQYYVSTWSKILSVCAQELKHGALIWKESLQKNVQSQILSEPQGKRYILALGEIYRVVEVLRASTKIHKPWLLLTSMDNAGLVGLLGECYSIWSSSGIEDALKSISDPIDFEYDGTIKALLESIKYIHDSDALALQNHVFSGQQPICHLSALSAGIVPGLRLVAWNGEHYFLTLANLWANLISCDPPNLPQIHDS
- the LOC115979835 gene encoding uncharacterized protein LOC115979835 isoform X4, translated to MKKSRRVDGKGRENTEGAQHIFEFGNGVHGPSDFFTASNGFSHRSSEWSFGFDFNMASMTKQDAFTLGSFSKSKDNDIANVVTSSTTNKKVDSVENFWDFKGVFPKIGSQHKSEEQKIAVTSPAGLDALSFDNNGFGGPIDLFAVSDGLSQKSGKWDSGFNFGPSSVNGIVLDSYSKSKQNDLISSPGENDGASGNFWEFKDAFSESGSQLKSVSQEEPKVADNFPTSAGVAVVYDVNGASNSKDSLVASDGVSHKSGEWEVEFNFNPTSVTQDDIIFGSYSKSKQNDLKSSPVDENDEFDENFGEFKDASSETGSKHEEGSKVADHTPSVVEAPAFSDEIQRNEVRSENHREPLPMSIFSDGKLESDDSLILQDISSFTPTSNPKSNIQSPGSNISINDLLSTLYSQAEQNASVNNMPKESDHETCSTSTVFESDLGNSDDFDDDSWDFKDAISGTRAEDQTSDIDVVDSQKKLSSTLELNDCVDFFCNLKGELCSIALCHLDNLKKAQSTAALSGEEAKAKALDEEIQKFYNELHEDNLISEEDLSEHLSQRNRHFNEFFEVLQEPKFQVLESEYELSRRLSLAEKDIRSAIDLLKEVASAVTILKLGSAEEQQYYVSTWSKILSVCAQELKHGALIWKESLQKNVQSQILSEPQGKRYILALGEIYRVVEVLRASTKIHKPWLLLTSMDNAGLVGLLGECYSIWSSSGIEDALKSISDPIDFEYDGTIKALLESIKYIHDSDALALQNHVFSGQQPICHLSALSAGIVPGLRLVAWNGEHYFLTLANLWANLISCDPPNLPQIHDS